GGCCGCGGAGGCCGCCTCGGAGGCGGGCACGGAGGTCGCGGCGGCGATGCCGTCCGGCCCGAGGGGGCCGTGGGCCCTGCTGAAGCGCCGCCGGCGCCGGCGGCTGCCCGAGCAGGAACCGGCCCCCGCCACGCCGTCGAACTGAGAGGACCCAGCCGGGAAAAGCAAGCGCTTAGAAAACTGCGGTCAGGGTCACACCGCGACACCCGTGACCCAGCCCATACGTACGGGTAACTTCCCAGACAGCCCAGCCAGACACCCGGTACGTCAATGGAGCCGTGATGCCCGAAGCCGTGATCGTCTCAGCCGCCCGCTCCCCCATCGGCCGCGCCGTCAAGGGCTCCCTCAAGGACCTCCGCCCGGACGACCTCACCGCCACGATCGTCCAGGCCGCCCTCGCCAAGGTCCCCGAGCTGGACCCGAAGGACATCGACGACCTGATGCTGGGCTGCGGCCTGCCCGGCGGCGAGCAGGGCCACAACCTCGGGCGCATCGTCGCCGTGCAGATGGGCATGGACCACCTGCCGGGCTGCACCATCACCCGGTACTGCTCGTCCTCCCTGCAGACCTCCCGCATGGCCCTGCACGCCATCAAGGCGGGCGAGGGCGACGTCTTCATCTCGGCGGGCGTGGAGATGGTCTCCCGGTACGCCAACGGCAGCTCGGACATGCCCGGCACGCACAACCCGCTCTTCGCCGAGGCCGAGGCCCGCACCGCCGCCACCGCCCAGTCCGAGGGCTCCACCTGGCACGACCCGCGCGAGGACGGCCTGCTGCCCGACCCGTACATCGCGATGGGCCAGACCGCCGAGAACCTGGCCCGCGCGAAGGGCGTCACCCGCCAGGACATGGACGAGTTCGGCGTCCGCTCGCAGAACCTCGCCGAGGAGGCCATCAAGAACGGCTTCTGGGAGCGCGAGATCACCCCGGTGACGCTCCCCGACGGCACGGTCGTCGCCAAGGACGACGGCCCCCGCGCGGGCGTCACCCTGGAGGGCGTGCAGGGCCTGAAGCCCGTCTTCCGCCCCGACGGCCTGGTCACCGCCGGCAACTGCTGCCCGCTGAACGACGGCGCCGCCGCGCTCGTGATCATGTCCGACACCAAGGCCCGCGAGCTGGGCCTCACCCCGCTCGCCCGGATCGTCTCGACCGGCGTCTCCGGCCTCTCCCCCGAGATCATGGGCCTCGGCCCGGTGGAGGCGAGCAAGCAGGCCCTGAAGCGGGCCGGGCTGACCATCGACGACATCGACCTGGTGGAGATCAACGAGGCGTTCGCCGCCCAGGTGATCCCCTCCTACCGCGACCTCGGCATCCCGCTGGAGAAGCTGAACGTCAACGGCGGCGCCATCGCCGTCGGCCACCCCTTCGGCATGACCGGCGCCCGCATCACCACCACGCTCATCAACTCCCTCCAGTTCCACGACAAGCAGTTCGGCCTGGAGACCATGTGCGTCGGCGGCGGCCAGGGCATGGCCATGGTCATCGAGCGCCTCAGCTGAGCGCCGCACTGTAGTCGCCATAGCACACGCTGTGAGGCTTGGGCCCAGGACCCTGGAAACACCGGGGTTCTGGGCCGTTTTGTGATCCAATCTCCCCCAGGATGTGACCTATCTCCCTTGGCACGGAGAGAAGCCCAGGTCACAGCAGCCACACCCCCTCCCCCGAATCCGAAGCCCTGTCCGTTTCGTGACGTTACGCACTGACAGCTGGTTAGTCCGCCCTTCAAGCTGATGTAGGAAGTCGGGGGTCGACTTTGAACCGGGAGTACGTCAGTGAGCGCCATGCCGATCGCGTTGCTGGTCACCACGGCCGCCACGGGCGCCGTGGGCGTCGCCGTCCTGCGCACCGTCCTGCAGCTGCGCCGACAGGTCGCGGCCCTGCACACCGCGCTGGCCGAGAGCCGTGCCGCCACCACCCGCGCACTGCTGCCCGCCGCCCGTACGACGGCCGACACCGACGAGATACGGGCCGCCGTGGCGGCGGCACTGGCCGAGGAGCGGGAGCGGGAGCTCGCCGAGGCGCGCGCCTTCTGGGCCGCCCAGGAA
This genomic stretch from Streptomyces sp. Go-475 harbors:
- a CDS encoding acetyl-CoA C-acetyltransferase, which gives rise to MPEAVIVSAARSPIGRAVKGSLKDLRPDDLTATIVQAALAKVPELDPKDIDDLMLGCGLPGGEQGHNLGRIVAVQMGMDHLPGCTITRYCSSSLQTSRMALHAIKAGEGDVFISAGVEMVSRYANGSSDMPGTHNPLFAEAEARTAATAQSEGSTWHDPREDGLLPDPYIAMGQTAENLARAKGVTRQDMDEFGVRSQNLAEEAIKNGFWEREITPVTLPDGTVVAKDDGPRAGVTLEGVQGLKPVFRPDGLVTAGNCCPLNDGAAALVIMSDTKARELGLTPLARIVSTGVSGLSPEIMGLGPVEASKQALKRAGLTIDDIDLVEINEAFAAQVIPSYRDLGIPLEKLNVNGGAIAVGHPFGMTGARITTTLINSLQFHDKQFGLETMCVGGGQGMAMVIERLS